The following DNA comes from Pseudomonadota bacterium.
GAGCTCGATCAGAGCGCGTAGGCAAAGGCGGGCGGAGGCGGCGAAAAAAAAAAGACAGCCCCCTGCATTTTTTCGGCAACCTTTTTTCAAAACGGCCGATTCAGCTCCTGCGAGGTGGCCGTGGGCGAGCGTTTCCCACGGCACGCAAAGGAGCGAATCATGTCCCGACAACCGTTGTTCGTTCTCTCGATGGCGCTTTGCCTGGGCCTGGCGTTCTCGTCCGCGGCGCGGGCGGAGGGCGTGAAGCCGATCCGGATCACCTGCGACTCCGCGAGCGGCACGTTCGAGATCGCGTACCGGAGCCCGCAGGAGATCTGGGCGCTCCACCCCGACGACGACCGGGATCTCGACAAGGACACCCTGGTGGACGACGTCGAGCGTTACCTCGCGGGCGTCTTCGCGCCGGCCTTCCTCTTCGACAGCTTGGAGGACGGCGGCGACGACATCGACTGGCACGTCTTCACCGAGTGCGGTGAGCCGTTCACCCTCTGGCAGGTGACCCCGCTGACCAGCCCGGGCGTCTCGGACGACGGCGTGACCCCGATCTCCGAGATCCTGATCACCTACCAGTTCCTCTTCAACGTCGACGGCGGGTATCCGAAGGAATGCAACACCGGCTGCGATCCCGACGATCACGTCGGCGACAACGACTTCGTGAAGATCGTCGTCGGCTACAGGGACAACACGTTCTCCTTTCTCAGGACGAGCACGTTCAAGGAGACCGACAGCGAAGACGCGGTCACCATGTACTCCGATACCGGCGAGAGCTGGTACGGGGTCGACGCCACCGTCGACGACGACGAGCGGACGGAGAACTGGAGCTACTACGACGGCGACTGGGGCGACTGGAATCCGGCGGGGGTGTGGGAGGAGGCGCTGGGCCTCGCGGAGTGGGAGCTGGAGACGCAGTACCCGGTCGCGGATCCCGACGGGCTGCGCGAGATCGACTCGACGAACGCCGGCTGGCTCGCGTGCCACCCCGCGGTCTTCCTCTCGGCCGGGAAGCACCACAAGTACCTCCAGCGCTCGTCGAGCTGCTTCAAGTCTCCCTACAGCTCGTGGTGGGAGGGCGGAGGAGACGACGACAACGTCCTGGACGACAGAACGGATGGAAACTACTTTCGAGGCCCTCAAATAGGATCTCTCATCATTCCGGACGAGTCCCTGCAGGCGTTCCAGGGGGCCAACGTCGGCGAGATCCACACCCTGACGGATCCGGGAGTCCCGTACCTCGAGCCGTTCGATCCGCTGGATCCCTTCGCCGTCGAGACGAGGATGCTGGGGGACGGATACCTGGCGGATCACTTCTACGCCCAGAGCGACACGATGGCCGCGAACCCGGGGTGCGCAGCGTTCTACAACGATGCGTCGTGGCAGACGGAGCACGCGTGGAACGACGAGCACTTCCTCGGCGGCGAGGACACGGGATCGCTCGCGGGGAGGTGGAAGACGTATTCTCCCAGGAACATGAGCACCGAGATCTGTTCCCCCACGAACCCCGACTGGGGAGAAGTCCTCTGTGCGAAGGGAGCGTGCAAACCGTTTTTAGTGACCCCATTCTATGTGTGCGAGGACGAGCCGACCCCCATGGACTTCGACGGCGACGGGATCCACGAGAGGGAGTACCAGACGTACGAGATCTGGCTGACGACCTGGACGACGCCGACCTACGACAAGTGCCCGTTCGGCGACTACGGGAGCGACGAGGCGGAGATGAACGACGCCGATCTCGACGCGTGGGGAGACGCGTGCGACAACTGCCCCGAGAGGTACAATCCTTACCAGGAGGACGCCGACGGCGACGGCGTCGGGGACGCCTGCGACAACTGCCCCGCCGTGGCGAACTCGTCCGACAGGGATAGGAACGGCGACGGGCTCGTGAACTGGCTCGACCAGCTGGATCTCGACGGCGACGGGGCGATGGCGTGGTGCGACGCGATCGCGGATGAGACGACCTGCCCGCCGGGCGAGCACCCCTACGGCGGCGACCTCTGCGACACCGACCCGGACGGCGACAACGAGGGCCTGACCTGGTCGGAGCCCGAGGACTATCCCTCCTCCCGCACCCCGGTGATGGCGGATCCCGGGGAGATCCCGCAGGGCGACTGCGCGCCGTTCCTGTGGACGCTCACGCTGGACGGCGATGGCGACGGCGTCTGCGACGCGTACAACTTCATCTCTCAGAACCAGGGGGATTGGCTCCCGGAAGAGCTGAGCGTCGACGAGCTGGGACAAGAATGGATCCAGCCCGCGGACGGGTACCTCAGGCCGGCGAGCTCGTCGGAGCTGGGCTCGTCCCTCCTGGCGATCGACAGGAACAACGAGAGCTACCTCGCCCAGCGCTACAGGAGCGCGTGGCGGAGAGGGAACCTCCCGGGATACGGGGCGCCGCTGGGCAAGGTGATCGTCCTGCCCGTTGCCGAGAACGCCCACGCGAAGGAGTGCGAGTGTCCGTCCCAGGGGAGCACCGCCGAAATCGACTGCACGGAGTGTCCCGGGGAGCTCGGCTACGACTGGGAGGGCGACGGCGATGCTTCCGACGTGTTCTGGGGCGCCAGCGCCTGCCTGAAGAACGTGGTCGAAGCGTGGCGCTACTACTTCGGTCACTGGTCCGCGTCGTACGGCGAGGACATCGACGACGGCGTGCCGCTCTTCGAGTTCAACCGGGTGTACATGGAGATCGCCATGCCGGCCGAGCTCCGCGGAACCGATCTGGAGGAGCAGCTCACGCGCTCGCTCGACCCGGAGGCCTGCAAGGTCGACAACTGCGCGCGGTTCACGAAGCTGTCCGCGGGCTCGGTCGCGCCGCTGAGCGATTTCATCATGACGAACGACGGGGACCTGACGGAGGGAACGGCGAAGACGAAGCGCTGCATGACGCCAAACGTCGACCCGGGCGACGGCTCCACCGAGCTCGCGTGCGCCTACGACGACGAGGTGTCGCTCGCCTCGGAGGGCTACGATCAGTGGTTCCGCAACGGGTACGTGGCTCCCGGCGAGAAGGGGTGGGGCTTCCAGGCCGACTTCAACCACGACGGCATCGGGGACATGTGCTCGGACATGGTCGACGTCGACAACCTCGTCCAGGAGCACAACTGGATGAGCGCCACCGCCGACGTCTGGTACACCGCGGCCGCGTGGAACGACTACGCGGGATCGGGCGCGTTCGTCCTGCCGGCCTCAAAGACCCAGCCCGTCAAAGACGCGCTGACCGGCTTCGGCGTGAAGGCGAACGGCCTCTCGGGCGGCTTCCTGACGTCGGGCGAGCTCTTTGCGCTCTGCGACTGCGCGGACGGGCTGCACTGCGAGGTGAGGAAGGTCACACTGCTCGCGTCGCAGCGGCTCAGCTTCGACATGGTGGGGATGACGACCGCGCCGGTGCGCACCACGATGGGGGCGTGCTCGTGCGCTATACCCGAAGAATCGGACTGCTGGTCTGATCTCGGTTTGAAATGCGGTTTTCCGGAAGACCGCGGTTGGGACACCGCCGACGAAGATGATTTATATGAATATGAAGCAGCCGCACGAACAGTAGAGTACTTCGGAAGTGCAATGCGGCCCCGCTACCCGGGCTTCCGCTACGAGGCGAACCGCACCGCGCCGGCGAGCGCGGGCGATCCTGTCGACCCGGTCGTGGAGTACTGGAGCGGCAAGAAGAGCGCGAGCGTCTGCCGGAACGTCGGGTCGTTCTTCGACAGCTTCTTCGATTCGCTCGGGGGGTATACGTACAACCCGATGTGGGAGCTCCTCCCGCAGCTCGCGCTCGGCGCGTCGAGCTGGGACGAGGAGAAGGGCCGCCACGCGGCGGACGGCGTGCCGCGCACCGGGTGCCAGGAGATCTCGATGACCTACGGCGTCGGCGAGCACCGGAGCCTCGCGTGGCGCCACCTCGGGCAGCAGGAGCCGAACGACGACGACCCGTACGACGCCGTGGTGGAGTGGGATCACAAGTGGCACCTCGGGCACAAGACCAAGATGCGCCTCGCGGTCAAGCCGTACCCGCGCGGCACGGCGAACGCGTGCGGCGCCGACGGCGATTGTCCGAGCGCGGACTACAGGTGCTGGGACGGCGTTTGCGTCGACGTGATGCACGACGACGAGAACACGTACCTCGGCAGGGACGAATGGTACAGACAGTGGCACAGCGACGTGCCCGCGGCGCCGTGGGGCGAGGGCGCGTGGCCCGAGGATCTCGGCGAGCAGGACCGGCCGTTCACCGAGGCGCAGCTCGGAAGCCGGGAGGGCGTGGTGCTGTTGACGCAGGAGTGCGTCGCCGGCCCGCCGGCCGTCGCCGACGGCGTTCTGGTCGACGAATTCTGGGTGCACGACGGCTGCCCGGGGCTCTCGACCTGCTCGCCGCCGACCGACGCGACCTTCCTCTCCCGGGTGGTCGTGACAGGAAACGCGGCGAACGCGACGGAGCGCGCGATCTCCCGGCAGGACGGACGGCTGGAGACCCGGCCCTGGACCGGGCGCGTCGCGGGCGGGGCCGCGGGCTTCCCGGTCGCGGGGTTCGGCATGGCCCGCCTCCACACGGCTGCGCCGAACGGCGGCGAGCGCGTGCTCGACGTCGTGGTCGGCGGCACGCTGTCCGACGGCAGGCCGTCGGCCGCGGTGTGGATCCGGGACAGCGCGACCGCGGCCCGATCGTTCGTCCGCCACGCGGTCTCGGGCCCGGCGCTCGTCGCGCCGCGCCTTTTCGCGAATTTCTCCGACGGCCGGCTCTATGTGCTCGGCGACGCGGCGAGCGGCCGCGCCTGGGAGCTCGCCGGGCTGTACGAAGGGCGGCCGCGGTGGGTGGGCACGTGGGCGGGCAGCCCCAACGGGTTGGCGGTCGACGCGCAGGCCGTGGCGGTCGATCCGCAACGCGGGCGCGCGTACCTCCTTTCTTCGTCCGGCGGCGCGCTCGGGATCTCGGTGTTCCACGTCGCGGGCGGCGGGCCCGCGGTCGACGCGATCCCGACGGCCGGCGCGGCGCCCGCGGCGCGGCGCGGCATGGCGACCGCGTTCGTGGCCGAGGAGGGGCGGGTCTTCGTGTACGGCGGCGTCGACGCGCAGGGACGAAGGCTCCACGACCTGTGGAGCTTCGACACCGCGAGGCGGAGCTGGACGCGGCTCGCGGCGGGCACCGGCGACCTGCCGGCGCGCGACGGGGCCGCGATGCTCGCCGGCTCCGGCGGCAAGCTCTACCTGACGGGCGGCAGGGACGCGTTCGGCCCCGCGACCCGCCCGGTCGTGTGGGCGCTCGACACCGCGGCGGCGGCGCCCGTCTGG
Coding sequences within:
- a CDS encoding thrombospondin type 3 repeat-containing protein, yielding MSRQPLFVLSMALCLGLAFSSAARAEGVKPIRITCDSASGTFEIAYRSPQEIWALHPDDDRDLDKDTLVDDVERYLAGVFAPAFLFDSLEDGGDDIDWHVFTECGEPFTLWQVTPLTSPGVSDDGVTPISEILITYQFLFNVDGGYPKECNTGCDPDDHVGDNDFVKIVVGYRDNTFSFLRTSTFKETDSEDAVTMYSDTGESWYGVDATVDDDERTENWSYYDGDWGDWNPAGVWEEALGLAEWELETQYPVADPDGLREIDSTNAGWLACHPAVFLSAGKHHKYLQRSSSCFKSPYSSWWEGGGDDDNVLDDRTDGNYFRGPQIGSLIIPDESLQAFQGANVGEIHTLTDPGVPYLEPFDPLDPFAVETRMLGDGYLADHFYAQSDTMAANPGCAAFYNDASWQTEHAWNDEHFLGGEDTGSLAGRWKTYSPRNMSTEICSPTNPDWGEVLCAKGACKPFLVTPFYVCEDEPTPMDFDGDGIHEREYQTYEIWLTTWTTPTYDKCPFGDYGSDEAEMNDADLDAWGDACDNCPERYNPYQEDADGDGVGDACDNCPAVANSSDRDRNGDGLVNWLDQLDLDGDGAMAWCDAIADETTCPPGEHPYGGDLCDTDPDGDNEGLTWSEPEDYPSSRTPVMADPGEIPQGDCAPFLWTLTLDGDGDGVCDAYNFISQNQGDWLPEELSVDELGQEWIQPADGYLRPASSSELGSSLLAIDRNNESYLAQRYRSAWRRGNLPGYGAPLGKVIVLPVAENAHAKECECPSQGSTAEIDCTECPGELGYDWEGDGDASDVFWGASACLKNVVEAWRYYFGHWSASYGEDIDDGVPLFEFNRVYMEIAMPAELRGTDLEEQLTRSLDPEACKVDNCARFTKLSAGSVAPLSDFIMTNDGDLTEGTAKTKRCMTPNVDPGDGSTELACAYDDEVSLASEGYDQWFRNGYVAPGEKGWGFQADFNHDGIGDMCSDMVDVDNLVQEHNWMSATADVWYTAAAWNDYAGSGAFVLPASKTQPVKDALTGFGVKANGLSGGFLTSGELFALCDCADGLHCEVRKVTLLASQRLSFDMVGMTTAPVRTTMGACSCAIPEESDCWSDLGLKCGFPEDRGWDTADEDDLYEYEAAARTVEYFGSAMRPRYPGFRYEANRTAPASAGDPVDPVVEYWSGKKSASVCRNVGSFFDSFFDSLGGYTYNPMWELLPQLALGASSWDEEKGRHAADGVPRTGCQEISMTYGVGEHRSLAWRHLGQQEPNDDDPYDAVVEWDHKWHLGHKTKMRLAVKPYPRGTANACGADGDCPSADYRCWDGVCVDVMHDDENTYLGRDEWYRQWHSDVPAAPWGEGAWPEDLGEQDRPFTEAQLGSREGVVLLTQECVAGPPAVADGVLVDEFWVHDGCPGLSTCSPPTDATFLSRVVVTGNAANATERAISRQDGRLETRPWTGRVAGGAAGFPVAGFGMARLHTAAPNGGERVLDVVVGGTLSDGRPSAAVWIRDSATAARSFVRHAVSGPALVAPRLFANFSDGRLYVLGDAASGRAWELAGLYEGRPRWVGTWAGSPNGLAVDAQAVAVDPQRGRAYLLSSSGGALGISVFHVAGGGPAVDAIPTAGAAPAARRGMATAFVAEEGRVFVYGGVDAQGRRLHDLWSFDTARRSWTRLAAGTGDLPARDGAAMLAGSGGKLYLTGGRDAFGPATRPVVWALDTAAAAPVWRVQSVGAPRQLLVGGRPLRDTYRAGEPAVFRLDLLAPPGRRGTPVQVRLSDASGKLMLAAIAAGSGTRPMVTRGAGGGTLSLTMQRGEEWYLIIGPRLDEPVPGDDRAFSLTGRAARSRKAMATLEGSSQARFDASGSTALVADWSRLAVLLRKGDGMVAAASVPTAAAVDVVIDGATAYVADLEEGLRVIDVGVPEAPRSLGYEIALGNPGSIAKLGDRVYLGCGPHGVQVIDVGDPTAPRWVDTVSPDGAVVDVSASGDLLSVSLADGAVELYEADEAGSLSRVGRYRSAGWIEDTRLTGGELHVVSSTGLVEIVDLAERARPVLKGMDNEGGARVTRRFGADFAVQRSALGGVEIVPVEPEGE